GCCTGACGGCTGGGCATTACGTTTATTGCGAAGAGGCAGCAGTTGCAAATACTGTTGGGGCTGCTAACGAACGAGGCAGGGGCGTGGGGGGCAAATTTTTGAATGTTTGGATGTAGATACACTTGTAAAAGGATAAATGTCTTACATTCACCGCCCCTTCTCCTACCGGGGCCGCTTGGTTGGTGATGGAACGCTGCATTTCCTTAGACCTGCCAATGGCTCACCCGTTACAACTGACTATTACTGTGGATGTACTGGCTTCCGAAGCGGAGCTCACACCATCCGAAGCCATCATTTGGCACGCGGCCCGCGCCGCCACCGATCATGCCTACGCTCCTTACTCTCACTTTAATGTGGGTGCTGCGCTACTCCTCGACGACGGCTCGGTTTTCCGGGGTTCAAATCAGGAAAATGCGGCGTATCCATCGGGTTTGTGCGCCGAACGTACGGCTTTGTTTGGCTTGGCGGTAAGCCAGCCTGAACGTCGCATTATTGGGATGGCGGTGGCCGCTCGACCGGCTCAGGGCGATTTTATGCTGGCAATGCCGTGCGGAGCCTGCCGCCAGGTCATGACTGAGTACGAAAACCGCCAGGGTCAGCTGATACCACTGCTTTTGCCTGGCCCCGAAGGCACTATTTACCGCTTCCGCACGCTGGCCGATTTGCTGCCGTTTCAGTTTTCCGCCGAAAATCTACCGGGGCAGCCCACGTAGTTTACTGCTGCAATATTCTACCCATCAGGTGTGGCTTTAGCTCAGGAACATCAGCTTACAGTGGCGCGTACGGCGCGGTACTATCAGTTGGGTGAGTTTTCTGAGCGCACCCGGCACGTGTGGTTTGTGTGTCATGGGTACGGGCAGTTGGCGGCGTATTTTATCCGGCATTTTGCCGTGCTCACCGAAGCCGACGACATTGTCATAATAGCTCCCGAAGGCGTCTCCCGCTTTTATTTACAGGGCAATGGCGGTCGGATCGGGGCGAGTTGGATGACGCGCGAAGACCGACTGGCTGAGATTGACGACTATGTTGCCTATTTAAACCAATTGGCTGAAACGCTATTCGAAAAAAGCCCCCCCGGCGTAGCTGTCACTGTGTTGGGCTTCTCGCAGGGCGCAGCTACCGTTAGCCGGTGGCTGGCCCGCGCAACGTTTCGGCCAGACCGGCTCATTTTGTGGGCTGGTGCCTTCCCCGACGATATCGACTATGCGGTGGCTACCCACTTATTACAACGCCTGCCAGTAGTGCTAGTGTGCGGCGACCAAGACGAATTTATTAAGGAAGCTGACTTGCAAAAGCAGCGCGACTTTCTCCTTAAGCTGGGCGTTGAGCCAACCATCCTGCGCTTTGCGGGCAAGCATGAGCTTCAGGCTGGCGTCCTACGGCAATTGAAGTAGCGCGGCGCATAGCTAGCTATCAGCATATCAGCATCGTTTTACCTTCCGGGTTGATTTCTTGGCTTTTTTCGAGGCCTCATATCGTTTGTCGGCCTAGGTGAACAATGGAAGCTCGACATAAGCGGTCGTTCTATGAGGACGGCATGTTTCGAATAATTCCTACCGTTGCAAACCAGAAACATAAACTATCAGTGGTTTCTTCCAGCGAACAAGTTGGCATTAATAGCTGATCATTAGAAGGTTGGTTTCGTATAAGCCAGCAAGACAATGCTGCATTCTTATATTATTTTACGATATATGCCTACACCTAGGTGTTTCTAAGCAGCAGAATCGCATGTAATTGACGGGTAACTTTTCATTGCTAATCAGCTATGCAGCGAGGCATTATCCATTTGATTTATCCCACGTTTGCCTGCGATGGATCAGTAGTGATCAGCGCATCCTCTATTGGATTTCCCTGCCTGCCCGTTTGCAGTTATGTAATTGTATTTGTGCTGCTTTTGGGATGTAAGCTCCTGATGCCATCAGTAGTGAAGGCTGCCCCTAATTTACCCCCCAAGCTTGCCGATACGCTTTATCTGCGAGAATCGAATGGCGCTCACCTCTCCGAAACCTACCGTTATTACACAGAGCCTTTTTCAGCCCCTGCCACACCTGCTCACGCCGATAGTATGTTTAGGTCTGGGGCTTTTAGCGCAGGCCCATGGCATCGGACGCTCAACTTAGGCTTTGCGCACCAGCGGCTTTGGCTGCGATTGGCTGTTGTGAATACGTTGCCGCAACGCACACGTTTTATCTGGAGCCTCTACAACTACACTGATAGCGCCACCCTTTACTACCGGCGGGCGGGCGACGAGTTATTTACGCGGGTTTCCGCTGCTTCCTCCCAAGTTCCGGCTGCTGAGCGCATATTTCCGGCTCGGGCCTTGTGCCTCCCGTTCACGCTCGCGACCGGCGAGCACGCCGAATTATATCTCCGCATTGATCATCATGCGGGCGCTCTCTACGTGCCCACCGACGTGACCACGACCGAGGATTTCCTGGCTTGGGAAGTGAATTATGTTTTTACGAAGCGCTGGATTTGGCTCATCGGGTTTTATTTAGGTAGCGCCGTATTCAACCTCGTTTTGTTCGGGTTCCTACGCGACCGAATTCACCTGTGGTATGTAGCGTATGTGGTCTTCACCACGATTTTTCTGCTGATGGAGGACGGGCTGGATGCGTTGGCTTTTCCGGCCGGTATCTACCGCTTGCTGTGGTCCATTGGCCAATTCAACTTTATGCTGCTGGCAGCAGCCTGCGGGCTTCGCATACTGCAGTTGTTTCTGCGGCTGCGCAATGGCTGGTCGTATCTCTACCGTGTGGGTACTGGTTTGATTGTTACGGCCGCTGTTTTTGTGCTGGTTTACACGCTGCTTTATCCGGCCGCTCGCATTCAGGGGAATACGCTGGGGCTTACCCTGCTCAACGGTGGGCGGGAGGTGCTGCTGGTTGCCATTTTCACCTATTGTTGGGTAGCGCTCATAACCGTTTTCCGGGCGCCGAACCACCGCCGGCTAGCTCTGTACTACTCCCTCACCTACTTCTTTTTCTTCGGGGGTTTGTGCTGTTCTGGCTAAACCATGTTGGGCTTACAACTTTACACTTGGTTGAGCCCAATGCCTTGGCTTGGGGGCTATTTCTGGAGCTGTTAGTACTAAGCTTCCTCCTCACCGGACGTTTTCGCCACACATTACGCCAAAATGCCAAGCTGCGCATCCGGCAGCTTCGCCAGCGCAATGACATGGGCGCCCGCCTGATAGCTGCTCAGGAAGAAGAACGTGAACACCTGGCCCGTGAATTACACGACGCCTTGGGGCCAAACCTCATGGCCTTGCACATGGCTTGGCAAGGGCAGGCGATTCGTGATGCCCTGGCTGCTTTCCCTGAAGCCGCCGCCGCCGCACGCCAAACCGAATTGCTATTGCGCCACCTGCGCGATGAGGTGCGTACCCTAAGTCATGCGCTGCTGCCCGCCGAGCCCGGTCTGGGTGGTTTAAGCGACTCTATAGCGCACTTAGGCGAGCTATTGAATCTCTACGGCCATCCAACGGTGCGCACATACTGTGATGCCCAGCTCGACACTATTCCGCAAAACCTGCAAATGTCAGCCTACAGAATTGCGGCTGAGCTGCTAAATAACGCGGTGCGCCATGCTCGTGCCTCCGAAGTAAACGTGCAGCTCCTTAGACACCCAACCTCCTTGGAGGTTCTGGTGGAAGACAATGGAAAAGGCTTTGAATCAAGCACTGCGGGCAATGGCATTGGTTTGCGGGGCGTACGCGCCCGCGCCGATTATTTAGGCGGTCAGGTTCACATCGAGAGTTCCAGCACTGGCACTAGTATCATGGTTTGGCTACCGTGTTGAGTCCACAAAGTCTTGCCAGTAAGGTCATGATGAGTTGGCATTCACCAATTCTTCGCAAGGCTAGGCTACTGACGGTCGATGCTATAGTTTGCCATCGACCGTGACTTGTACACAAAAAAGCCCCCCAGCGCCTACTTTCATGCATTGGGGGGCTTTTCATAATATCCTCCGAAAGACAAGCCTTACAATTCCTTTCGCATGGTCGTAGCGGCTCCTTGGGCAGCTGGCAAAAGCAGAACTTCCGCGATGTTTACGTGGGCCGGACGCGTAACCATAAACTGAATAACATCCGCCACATCTTCGGCTCGCAGGGGTTCGTAGCCTTTATACACGTTACTGGCGCGTTCAGTATCTCCTTTGAAGCGAACTGTTGAGAATTCCGTCTCTACCGCCCCCGGATTGACCTCTGCCACCCGAATGTGGTGGGGCAACAGATCCAAGCGCATACCTTTCGAAAGCGCTGCTACGGCCGCTTTGGAGGCACAATACACGTTGCCATTGGCATAGGTTTCACTCCCGGCTATCGAGCCAATATTGATGATGTGGCCCTGCTTACGCTGCACCATGCTAGGCAAAATGGCTTGGCTCACGTTGAGCAGACCTTTGACATTACTGTCCAGCATCTGATCCCAATCATCGGGGTCGCCGTCTTGAATTGGAGCTAGGCCATGCGCACCACCAGCATTATTGACCAGCACATCGATTTGCTGAAAATCTGCAGGCAGACTCGCCACGGCAGCATCCGTGGCCGCACGGTCGCGCACGTCGAAGAGCAGCAGATGCACAGGTGTAGGGGCTAGCAGTAGCGCTAATTCTTCTAGTCGTTCCCGCCGGCGGCCCGTCACAACAAGTTGAAAGCCCGCGTGGGCCAGTGCTACGGCCGTCGCCCGACCAATTCCGGAAGAAGCGCCTGTAATGAAAGCTGTTTTCATGGTAAGCTGTGCAAATATGGAAGTTACAGACAAGAAAAAAAGCCCCCCAGAGCACGGAAACAGGCGCTGGGGGCTTTTTTGGCTCTTGATTTATTCGAAAGTAAAATATAGTGTAACAGTGTGAGCGCGCATACTTTGCAGGCTACGGCTGTACACGTTGTCGCCGGGCTGCAAGAGGTTGGTCAAGCCGTGAGATACTCGCAATTCAGGCGCAAACTTAAACAGCGGGTAGAATAAGTCGAGCCCAACACCATACTCAATGGCAATGTCGCTATCATCAGTGCGGAGCAGGTTGCGCTCGGGGTCTTTACGGCGGTTGCCGACGTTAAAGCTCGGCTTGACGCCTCCTACTACATACACCCGCGTGTTGCGCCGCCGGTCAGAGTGAAACTTCAACAAAAGTGGAAATTCAAGCTGCGTGGTTCCTATTTCCTGCGTCTGGATGGAGTCGCTGGTGAGTAGAGGTTTAAACTCAACGCGGCGCGTGATAAAGCTCACTCCCGGCGCGAAACGCAAGTTGAAATGGTTAGCTAAGCGTACATCACCCACAAAACCAACCGAAAAGCCGGGACTGATTATAGAGTTA
The window above is part of the Hymenobacter radiodurans genome. Proteins encoded here:
- the cdd gene encoding cytidine deaminase, which translates into the protein MAHPLQLTITVDVLASEAELTPSEAIIWHAARAATDHAYAPYSHFNVGAALLLDDGSVFRGSNQENAAYPSGLCAERTALFGLAVSQPERRIIGMAVAARPAQGDFMLAMPCGACRQVMTEYENRQGQLIPLLLPGPEGTIYRFRTLADLLPFQFSAENLPGQPT
- a CDS encoding alpha/beta hydrolase, translated to MALAQEHQLTVARTARYYQLGEFSERTRHVWFVCHGYGQLAAYFIRHFAVLTEADDIVIIAPEGVSRFYLQGNGGRIGASWMTREDRLAEIDDYVAYLNQLAETLFEKSPPGVAVTVLGFSQGAATVSRWLARATFRPDRLILWAGAFPDDIDYAVATHLLQRLPVVLVCGDQDEFIKEADLQKQRDFLLKLGVEPTILRFAGKHELQAGVLRQLK
- a CDS encoding 7TMR-DISM family protein; amino-acid sequence: MQRGIIHLIYPTFACDGSVVISASSIGFPCLPVCSYVIVFVLLLGCKLLMPSVVKAAPNLPPKLADTLYLRESNGAHLSETYRYYTEPFSAPATPAHADSMFRSGAFSAGPWHRTLNLGFAHQRLWLRLAVVNTLPQRTRFIWSLYNYTDSATLYYRRAGDELFTRVSAASSQVPAAERIFPARALCLPFTLATGEHAELYLRIDHHAGALYVPTDVTTTEDFLAWEVNYVFTKRWIWLIGFYLGSAVFNLVLFGFLRDRIHLWYVAYVVFTTIFLLMEDGLDALAFPAGIYRLLWSIGQFNFMLLAAACGLRILQLFLRLRNGWSYLYRVGTGLIVTAAVFVLVYTLLYPAARIQGNTLGLTLLNGGREVLLVAIFTYCWVALITVFRAPNHRRLALYYSLTYFFFFGGLCCSG
- a CDS encoding sensor histidine kinase translates to MLFWLNHVGLTTLHLVEPNALAWGLFLELLVLSFLLTGRFRHTLRQNAKLRIRQLRQRNDMGARLIAAQEEEREHLARELHDALGPNLMALHMAWQGQAIRDALAAFPEAAAAARQTELLLRHLRDEVRTLSHALLPAEPGLGGLSDSIAHLGELLNLYGHPTVRTYCDAQLDTIPQNLQMSAYRIAAELLNNAVRHARASEVNVQLLRHPTSLEVLVEDNGKGFESSTAGNGIGLRGVRARADYLGGQVHIESSSTGTSIMVWLPC
- a CDS encoding SDR family NAD(P)-dependent oxidoreductase, producing MKTAFITGASSGIGRATAVALAHAGFQLVVTGRRRERLEELALLLAPTPVHLLLFDVRDRAATDAAVASLPADFQQIDVLVNNAGGAHGLAPIQDGDPDDWDQMLDSNVKGLLNVSQAILPSMVQRKQGHIINIGSIAGSETYANGNVYCASKAAVAALSKGMRLDLLPHHIRVAEVNPGAVETEFSTVRFKGDTERASNVYKGYEPLRAEDVADVIQFMVTRPAHVNIAEVLLLPAAQGAATTMRKEL
- the porT gene encoding type IX secretion/gliding motility protein PorT/SprT, translated to MLLLPFSAEAQRKTRAKIGKRGNIKSITVDNLADYDNRWFHPGFYIAPNFSSYRIEQSQAYVGSQAVTANSIISPGFSVGFVGDVRLANHFNLRFAPGVSFITRRVEFKPLLTSDSIQTQEIGTTQLEFPLLLKFHSDRRRNTRVYVVGGVKPSFNVGNRRKDPERNLLRTDDSDIAIEYGVGLDLFYPLFKFAPELRVSHGLTNLLQPGDNVYSRSLQSMRAHTVTLYFTFE